Sequence from the Sphingomonas koreensis genome:
TGCCGGTCACGCCGCTCCAGCAGAACAGCACCCTTCTCTGGTGTACCGAAACCATGCGCGGTGCCTTCACCGATCCCGGTGGCGACCTCGACCGGCTCAAGGCGGCGGCGCAGCAGCATGGCGTCACGATCGAGAAGCTGCTGATCACCCACGGCCATATCGATCATTGTGGCCAGGCGGGGATGCTGGCGAAGGAACTGGGCGTGCCGATCGAGGGCCCGCACGAGGCCGATCGCTTCTGGATCAGTCGCCTCGACGACGATGGCCGCAAGTACGGCATCGACGGCAAGCCGTTCGAACCCGATCGCTGGCTGGTCGATGGCGATACCGTCACCGTCGGCAACTTGACGCTCGACGTCTATCACTGCCCCGGCCACACGCCGGGCCATGTCGTGTTCCACCACGCGCCGTCGAAGCTCGCCATCGTCGGCGACGTGATCTTTCAGGGGTCGATCGGCCGCACCGATTTCCCGATGGGCAATCATCAGGACCTGCTCGAC
This genomic interval carries:
- a CDS encoding MBL fold metallo-hydrolase gives rise to the protein MNTASTPPLRAAIVPVTPLQQNSTLLWCTETMRGAFTDPGGDLDRLKAAAQQHGVTIEKLLITHGHIDHCGQAGMLAKELGVPIEGPHEADRFWISRLDDDGRKYGIDGKPFEPDRWLVDGDTVTVGNLTLDVYHCPGHTPGHVVFHHAPSKLAIVGDVIFQGSIGRTDFPMGNHQDLLDAITGKLWPLGGDTVFVPGHGQPSNFAQERRTNPFVADAVLARS